The Phaseolus vulgaris cultivar G19833 chromosome 10, P. vulgaris v2.0, whole genome shotgun sequence DNA window TTAGTTATAATTTGTCCCAAACTAATTGGTGTTTTCAATTTATGATGCATAATTAATTTTTCTCTAATGTGTTCTCATGTAAATCGTGTTTATATAATGCATTTATTGAGAGACTAAGACTAGTATAGTAAACGTATATAAAagatatacttattattattcttcttcttaatttatatgtaaaaaaaaatataaggaaaAAAGCTAAAACGTAAAAAGAAATGGaaaataaggaaaaataaaacaaatattaattatttggaaatatttttcCTATAATATGTCAGTGATGTATCGTTTTCTCATTTTACATCTGGGGTACATGTATTTCCACGTTTCCTGTAATATAAAGTTTAGTAAAAATGTAATAAACGTGtacttcttttcattttaaagtaataaaatgtattatatttaatttggtGACCCTGCTTCTTTATATTAgtcttttaaattatttcattcaaatttattcaattttttaatgtaaCTTTGAGTGAATTACctattatatttttgtattctttattttaatctATATTTATGTGTCATtacattttctttatattattatatctattttttaatttttatattaattaaaataagagtacggttgaaaatatatattattacttgcttatatatatatttttttataataaatagtatatgaaaataaagaaaaaaaaataatggataAAAGACATAATAATGTGAAGGATGGCATTATTCTTGGTGGACCAAACAACatggtgataaaaaaaaaaacacgggGAATCCGTGCTCCTATCTCTGCCctcttatttaaattttgggGAAAGTCTCACATGATAATGTTACACTTTTACACAGTATAAAATTACAACATAATGTACtcctatataaataaaatatcgaATATATatgaacttatttttttataacaaaaataatcgAATGCTAAATTTTTAAGTACAACTATAAATTTGAGTGTCAATGTCAAAAAGTTatcacacaaaaataaattacataaagaaagagatgagcataaaaataaactatttcatgaaaaaaaaaattgaagttatCATCATATTACTTGGTTTTGACTCAAATGCGTTATTATGTATGTATgaatagtttatattttaaaaaaatatgtatttaaaatgttaaaaatacaaattaaaaatcttaaataaagaaataaaaatgaagGATAAGTTATAAATAGGGATGTAAGGCAAGCTAGTTTATTCCATATAGGTTTGTTGGTCCGTCTCATGTAAAAAATACAGATTCATTTCGCTGGTATATCCTGCATGAGAGGTAACTTACGAATCTCTAGGTCACTTTgtgtaagaaaaatatatttttaaaaaatatattaattataagaaaatctatttctgttgctgaaaaattaaaatcttatcCCTGTTTAAATTCATTCCATTAAGATAGAAATATAAAGAAATTCAAGTATGAAAGTTGTTAGAAGGCtcgattaaaaataattaaagttttattttataattatttccattctatatatatacaaatgtaTCACacaaataacataattaatagaGGTAAAATttgatatacatatatatgaatTTGAGAGTCATATATACTTGAAACTCTTACATCCAATTCAACCAAAATGACATGAAGAtgactataaaatattttaatgaccacgaatattttttttaatgagtatcttattaaaatttcttttttatataaatttttattaacaaaattttaatagaAGACTTAAAACTAAGTTCAGTGTCACTTCTAATATTAACTTATTTAAATGAttataatattcatttttttagtacattaaatgagtgaaatatgattttttgtgtgcagaaatataaaataattattttttttatttacgcgGGTCAACTTGCACCGCCCCACTGTTAGCCCGTGCAAACTACGGGTTATGCAGGACAGGGGGTTATATTAGTTAGTTCACTTCACTTTTTGATGGTGACCCACATGGCATGTCCCGAATTGTTATCTTTAGTTATAAAGAGATAATGAAAGTTAAGTAATGAAGATATACgagaataaattaattaaaaatataaaaaaatgttcttacagGTCTAGAAACAAATAACTTCTTTTCCTCTGCACCTGTCGGCTTCACGGTCTTCTAATTTGGGCTTGAGCTTTCGGTTACACTGTTCACTGATTTGGGCTTGGATGTAAGTTATAAACCTTCACTTGTTGGGTTGGATCAATTGGAATTCTCGACCTTTGGTTTCACTATCAACTCTCAGGTAGGGTAggtgtgtgtacctgcaaggAGCTCCAATGATAAAGTCATAATCAATTTAGTTAATTATCAGATAAAATTCACTCTACCTAACTCATGGGTTGATCACCTATTTATAGTACTCACTTATTGGGCTTTTACTTTTTGTACCTTACTTTTATTAAACATATTGTGCATGTTTAAGCCTATTTAATGGGTTTTGCTACAATATTTTGACATTTGATTATTGGTTTCTTCTCCATGCACCCCCACATTTTTCTTCATGCACCCCACAactttaaatatttcaaaattaaccTTGATCTATAATTTGAAAAGGGACACCGTGCTGGACTTCCACTGTTGTTGTTCATCTTCATCATTGAGTATCAACTACTGTGGAGGATCTTTGTAATTGTTCAGAGCAAGGTGGAGGAGTATGCAACGTTGTCAGAGTGTTGTTTGGGTTGTAGAGGTAaaagttaagtttttttttaggaaTATGGTGGCTATGGAGATTTCGAGGTTACCGGATATCGGGATCCGATAATGTATTCCAGATTCATAAATCcagaattaattaaattgtgtttttcGAATGAGGGGTGTTTCGAAAgttaaaatatcataaattgTTGTTTCCTGGATGTAGAAATCCAGAACATTCCCAGATGCAGAAATCTGAGATTTTACCGAAAGCATAAATCCAGGATTTTACCATATTTGTGATCCGAAATTCTACCAAATTTTATAATCTAGaatgtgaaaaatcatttacGAAAACAAAAATCCATACAAAAAACGGATGTCTAGatctgaaaacaaaaaaaaatacttacctTTGCTAAGAGCACTCCAAATGACCAAGAAGAAATGTGTGAGTTGGAAGGAGAATGATTTGGAGGTGCCGCGCTGGTAGAAGATGAAGAAACAGGAAAGGCTGCACAAGAAAACCAGCCCCTGCCTTTTTTAGGGTTTTTTAGGTTATgggtaattttgaaattttaaaaacaaataaggGTGATTTAGTCTTTGCAGAAGAGTGtggggggtgcaggaagaaactgtcTTGATTATTTAgtcatttttgttttgtttttcgtCTCATTGTCGACCTTTTAACCTTTCGACCATTTAGTATaaacaatacaaaaaattatatatatatatgtgtgtgtgtaatGTCTTGAACCCAATCATTAAGTCGACCAAATGTAGCCAAGGCCCACGTCCGTTGGGTCGACCGATAGCTCGAGTCCAGTTATGCTCAACCAAGACCAACGAAGCTTATCTGTGATTAGGAGTTAGGTAATGTAGCCCTAAGCACTATCAAACTCCTTAACCTAGCCTAATAAGGAAAGTACAccaaaggtaatataaataacacatattCCAAAGAATTAGGTACGTCATCATATACAATGCTTTGAGAACCGAGTATTGAGTctttgctgacttgagcgttgaaGTGTTTTCTGCAGGTATCCTCTGAGTCTGGATTACAAGAAGACTGAGAGCTGAGGCCAAGAAGGATAAACGAAGGAAGGAAGCTTATAGACAATACGACCGACCGATAGAAGAGTCatctcaatagttctctagacTCCAACCCTCAaatgaaaacaatatatatatatatatatatatatatatatattttgtataaagAGTTGAAATCGTGGTGGATAAGAACTTGTCaatatcaaatatcaaaatCATCTTCTAATATCTTTGAAGAGTTCAACCATAAACAACTATGTTAGTCAATCTCTAAGAGTCAAGATTTTGACTTTTAGGAATAAGTTTCGCTACTGCAAGAAATTTCTATCATTTCAATAACCACCCACTAGTAACACTATTGAATGTTCaaacaataaacaacctaagaTATTGTTTTGGTCTTTCTTTTtgtatattaattataacaaatataaacaCAGAGATGATAGCAAAACATAATGTTTCGATGAAACTTCATAATAgatattaaaatacaaacacACCCTCCGTAATATAATTGATACCAATACTTATTACCTgaatatgtataaatattatagtATCTAATTTGCGAATAGttattatatgttgttatttgTGATATTTGTAGTtggatatttaaaataaactaagtaatcaaaataaaattatcaataaaaaacattacccattgaagaataatttaaaattttgattttatgaatttaatttttaattaaattttataaataacttatattttaaagaattatttttaaataatcttatttaaaacttttaaaaattagaaaataaacaaatttctGCACCTTTCCATAACATCCGTTTGTATGGATATTtttcatgtatatatataatcccataaaacaaaattggaaatttcaattttatcaatcatgcttagtttatatttttttacattaattattataaagtcATATTGAAAATTGATTTAAGGTAAATGATGTTTTCTTCCAGTGATAAGTTGTTCCCATTACACAGGTAAAATAATAGTCTGTTTTTGGTATTGTGATTATTGTGTATCTGATAAATTTGTACACGTAATTAAGTATGATTAAACACAAATTTTGCGTTAAATAAATGGTTTTCACATGTGAAAACATAGTGTGAAACCATTATGAGAGACCATTAAAAGTCATACCAGCTGAAACTGGTTTACACTGAAAACACTTTCAGTGTATATATTCTCTTTGTAAAAAACTCAAAACATTATAGATATTTTTagtaaacaatatttttattagcAGTTAGAAGTATTAATAGCAcgtgttttgatttttttttttttttttttacatttatgaggaaacctaaatatttttgtttgacTCTTTTGGGATTTAGTAGCTAGTGAGGCGTGGTTGGGGAACAATAATGTGGGAAAGCAATGACTTGAATTTCCACCAAGTTTGAATAGTCTTAGGAAAGGGCCAAAcatgcataaaaaaaattgaatttaatttaaagCAACCAATGAGAACCACCTACTTAAGTCCACACTTGTAATCATGGTCAACTAAAATCGtctccatttaaaaaaaaaacagtataagaaaattaagaaataaaaattaatttttagaaaccaaaataattagttgcaatagtaactaaattaaagaccatcttagaaactacaaaaaaatttggtttttaaatttgtttatattaatgttaaagttaaatagtttctaaattggtatctaattaggaatcaaggttttaactaccaattatttagtttctaaatttggtaacaaacaccatggttgctaattagataccaatttagaaactatttaacaataataaaaactaatttaaaagctatttttattttagtttttaaaatatatctaatttagttactattgtaactaattatttttgtgtctaaaaattggtttccatgattttcttgttgtgaatttatttatttattgtatatttgATGATATTAAAATCGGTTGAACAGATTGATTGATTATTTCGGTATAAGAACTGAAATACTTTTGAagtattttatttgatttgattttttctttaataaaaaaattatagaccTAAATCTACAAATAATATTCTCTTCATTTAGTTTTAAAGTTAAGCattataaaaaatctaattaaagTGAGAATTTCTATTTAAGATTATCGGTTAAGattctaataaatatttattactattaataaagtaattaaatatttcGTTTAAATGATTTAGTAATAAAATTAAGTATAAGATAAAAGTAGTATTTTTTcctctaaatatttattttagggTTTGTAATACTCATAAATATACTaaaaaagaacatataaaatctaaAACTATATGTTTAGtataacaaatttatataaGAGAAGAATTTATCCAaccaaaaaattaatatatacttatatttaattaaaacatatatgaatgcatattttttaaatttaacaaaaatttataagGAAATCCTATAATAAATTTAGATTTTCATGATAATCTATATCATCATTTACTTAAGTATGAAATACAGTACAATATATAACTAACTACACAAAAGAGTaagttaataaaaattatttttttttttataaaaaactttcataTTAGGCATCACTATGTTACTTGACATTTCAATTAGACTGACATctaaaataacaacaatcatttgtcatcatgaaaaaaaagtattattaaaaaaaagaaaaagaaagaaaatacaaaaatatggggagaTTAGaacaaaactcatatgttaacaaaacgatacataggtaaactatatctattaataaagaattataagaatagactagatgaaagtctattataccaatgacagaattctctatgaataaatcttaaaataaaaattaaattaatttacaaCTAAATAATAGTCATTTTTATTATGGTGTGCTccaacataaatatatataataaatttaagcaTAGATAATAAATAGATGTTAAAATATAgacatttttcataaaatttatattattatgttccacaaaaaataatatttgactCAACTAACACTTAGATAATAATCAAAGAGTAAGAATAAATGATTAAGGTGAATAGTGTAATCAAATTTATACATTATATTGAGTCTAATTACTTTTTAAGTTGTCATTGTCTTGTATCTTATTACTTTGTATGACTTAAACTTTAGTAAACAAAGAAATATTTACTATAGTCTAGTTTCATTTTACTTAATATTTATGAATGCATATGAGGTTAATACACCATCTTCATGCATGTGATTCAGTAAATCATACCTATTGCTATTAATAAAATCTCTCATTTAAATTCACATATATGTCACCCATCATTATACATATGCATAACATTACTAAAACCAACAActtaataatttcaattttatttatatatgttatCATCACATGTATGCTTATCTAGCACCAAAATCTCGCTCGAGCAATAAGTAACACATAAAAAAGTTAGTGTTTCATTAGCATTGTCGTTGAGCtaaaatttcttattttatgaATAGGCCTAGAATTAACTTGTCAAGATATTTGTTTGAAGGAAAATCATGTCTAAAAGAGGAGTTAATCTCatcttattttttgtttgtcttGCTTAATATTTAATTGTGCAAAAATCATGATAAGTCTAAACATGCACATCACAAAACCTATTCAAAATTTGacaaattatatattatcaataaaactatttttaacatGGTTAACTCAATAATTAACGATATAAATCATTCGAAACTTCATATTAAACTATCTCTCTTTTTCAATGAATTTTGAATAACTATTTAGAGCAAATTTCAGGTGCTGCATTTCAACgacataattttaattactttttgaacaaatcaattttataaccATTTTCCTTAAGattttatcattttcaatatatcattttttaaatatctttatatataaatttaatttcagtgttttttaaacaataattaagAATAACGTTACATCCTAACATAAATTACTCAACATAGATCTAAATACAACGCATAtgttcaaaatattaatttacaataaattttaattatattctaatttttaacattggaatattttttataaatttgatttatacaaaataattcTTTATTCATTATGACACACTAGTTCAAATATTAGTAATCGATGTGAGTGAATACAAAGTCctctttttaacattttaagttCAACTTCTGcacatgagaaaaaaaaaagtatttgaaaGGAAATATCCTACTAAAACaatatataagtttttaaatGGAAATTAGTCATCtatcaaattaatatatatattttacatcTATGATACAATGATAAAAACTTAAACTTCTTGGGTGTTTTTAGTAGTATGGAgtcattttttttctacaagAATGAGGTTTCTTTTACAATATTGGGGAACTCTAATTCTTACATAAATATTTGGATTCATATATACCCAATGTTGTATTTCACTGTATAATACATAAATCATCCATCTGCATAAATATCATCTATATTAAGAAGTTGTATGTTTTGTAAAAAGTTTGTACTGAAAGAGATTTTGtttgataaagaaaaagaatttaAATAGGATTATACATGTGCAATCATCTTCACCAATAATGTTTTAAAAGGGATCCCATTTTGATAATAAAGAGGAAAAATTGACCCATGCTGCTAAAAAACTGAAGAAGTTGCTGCTGGGGTTTTGGAGAAGCCTAATATAGAAGATGATAGAATCCAAAGAAGCATTTCATATACCATACTCACACCTTTCTCTATGTCTGTGTCATTAGATATCTGCTATCGTTTTGGGTGTCCAAATATAGTTTCTGATTCCTACATGTATGTGTATTTTGGAAAATACTTGCTCATGATTTAAAGATTTTGATCCTTGCAAGAGATATCTGAATGATGAGTACTTTCATTGATGCAATATAAAATATGCAAGATTTTGGTATTTCTATTGTTGGTGGTTCCGATAAAATAGTGAAATATGTGGACTTTACAGCAATAGAAAGATGAATAGTTGGAAAGATGCAATGCTATAATTATCAGAGAAGGATATGATTATAATGGTTTTAATCAGCTTTTGACTTGTTCAACAAAAGCTCCAATCTTCCCTAGAGGGCCCTCTCATTGTGAGGTTCTCTTTGCACTCTCCCAAAAGAGACCCCCTCACCATGCATGCATGCAGGGGTCACAAGAAAAAACAAGGGAAACTAGCAGAAGCAATGACccggaaaaaaaaatcacaatcaCATTCCTTAGTTCTGAATACGCCCTGAGGCACCAAATTTTCAGCAGAGTAATGGCCATAGCTCCGGCGATAATTCTCCACCCAACTCTCATCATCATTGTCACTTTGCCTGTGATATATTCCATGACAGAAGCCGAAGCTTTGGTGAGTCTCAAAAGAACTTTCTCCAACGCTGAACTTTTGGATGGTTGGGTGGCTGATTCTGCACCTTGTAGTGTAGAAGATCAATGGGAAGGTATTCTTTGCAACAATGGCCTTGTCACGGGGCTTCGCCTTGGAGGAATAGGGTTAATCGGGGAAATAACCGTTGATCCATTGCTTGAACTCAAGGGTCTTCGAACTATCAGCCTTAACAACAATTCTTTCTCAGGGTCCATGCCAGAGTTCAACCGAATAGGGTTCTTGAAAGCCTTGTATTTGCAAGGAAACAAGTTTTCTGGGGATATTCCTCCGGAATACTTCCAGAGAATGAAGTCTTTGAAGAAAGTGTGGCTTTCTGATAACCAATTCACGGGGAGCATTCCAAATTCATTGACCGAAGTTCCTAGTCTTGTGGAGTTGCACCTTGAAAATAACCAGTTTAGTGGAACCATTCCTGATTTTAATAACCCATCATTGGAGAAATTAGATGTTTCCAACAACAAATTGAAAGGTGAAATTCCAGCTAGTTTGTTGAGATTCAGTGAGAACTCGTTTTCAGGGAACTCTGGTCTTTGTGGTGAGAGGGTTGGAAAACCATGTGAGAAGCCAATGGAGACCCCAAGTCCTGCTCCTATGGTTGCATCAGATGCAGAAGATAATGCACAAGATAATGGTGGTGGTGATGCGCATGTTCCACATAAGAGTACCTCATGGGAGGTTACTGGCATTATAATAGGGAGTGTAGTGCTTGTCTCAATAATTGTATTTTGTATTGTGAGAACAAGGCGAaagaaggaggaggaggagaactttgatatttttggaaattataCTAATGGTGGTTCCGTGGAAGTTCAAGTGACTGCACCGGTGAAAAGGGATATGGAAGCAAGTACAAGTGCACCAGTTAAGAAATCATCATCCAGAAGGGGATCTACAAGTTCTCAGAGCAAAAGCGTTGGAGAACTTGTGATGGTAAATGATGAGAAGGGTGTGTTTGGGTTGCCAGATTTGATGAGGGCAGCCGCGGAAGTGCTGGGAAATGGAAGCTTTGGATCTTCTTACAAAGCCGTCATGGCTAATGGAGTGGCAGTGGTGGTGAAAAGGACCAGAGAGATCAATGCTTTGGAAAAAGATGGTTTTGATGCAGAGATGAGGAAGCTCACAGCGCTTAAACACTGGAATATATTGACCCCTTTAGCTTATCATTTCAGAAAGGAGGAGAAACTAGTGATCTCTGAGTATGTTCCCAGAGGCAGTCTACTGTTTTCACTGCATGGTAAACCTTCTTCTCAACCATTTCAAATGGACAGAACTTAGTTATTACTTTCTTACAAAGTTTTGCACTAACTAAGATTAGTAAAATCAAATCACTTAAAAGAAACTTTATCTAACTTGTTTGTGTTATAAGCAACTTAATCAAACACCCACAAAAGAAACTCTCATCAAACAAGAACTAAGAGTCATGCTATtaagaaaaaacaatttataaagTTCCAACACGTCACGTAGAGTCATGGTATTAAGAAAAAACAATCTATAAAGTTCGAACACGTCTGTTAAATGGGCAGACACACGTATAGCACACGTGACAGACACCTATAATAAACTTATCGGTAAAGTGTTGAATTTACACGTTGTGTTATTTGCAGGTGACAGAGGAACATCGCATGCTGATCTAGATTGGCCTGCACGTATTAAGATTGTTCATGGAATTGCGGAAGGGATGAGTTATCTTCACAGAGAACTTGGTTCCTCGGATCTCCCACATGGCAATCTGAAGTCCAGCAACGTTCTTCTGGGACCAAACAACGAAGCATTGCTGGTAGATTATGGGTTCAGCAACATGGTTAACCCTTCAAATGCTGCACAGACACTATTTGCTTTCAGGGCACCAGAGGCAGTACAACATAACCAAATTTCACATAGCTGTGATGTTTACTGTCTTGGGGTTGTGATTCTGGAGATACTCACTGGGAAATTCCCTTCTCAATATCTTATCACTGGGAAGGGTGGAACCGATGTGGTGCAATGGGTTGAAACAGCAATCTCTGAGGGGAGGGAGTCAGAAGTGGTTGATCCAGAAATTGCAAGCTCTAGGAAATGGGTAGGTGAGATGAAGAAACTCCTGCATGTTGGTTCTGCTTGCACCGAAAGTAACCCTGTGCAACGGTTAGGGTTGGAGGAAGCCTTTAGAAGGATAGAGGAGATAAGATCGGAGGGTGGCCATGGCCAAGAATCAAGAACAATAGAGGTGTTGCCATGTCATAGACGTGGGTCTGCAGGTTCACAACAATTTGAGAACCAAGGGCCTTTTGACCCCTCACGGAGGAGACATGGAACAAACAGCTTCGGAAGTGAGGATAATATTGAACTTGGCAACTCCTAGGTAACAGATTTAGAATGTCTTCATGGGAAAAAAGAATGTGTGATGTGTGCAACTGTGTTATT harbors:
- the LOC137819635 gene encoding pollen receptor-like kinase 3 is translated as MQGSQEKTRETSRSNDPEKKITITFLSSEYALRHQIFSRVMAIAPAIILHPTLIIIVTLPVIYSMTEAEALVSLKRTFSNAELLDGWVADSAPCSVEDQWEGILCNNGLVTGLRLGGIGLIGEITVDPLLELKGLRTISLNNNSFSGSMPEFNRIGFLKALYLQGNKFSGDIPPEYFQRMKSLKKVWLSDNQFTGSIPNSLTEVPSLVELHLENNQFSGTIPDFNNPSLEKLDVSNNKLKGEIPASLLRFSENSFSGNSGLCGERVGKPCEKPMETPSPAPMVASDAEDNAQDNGGGDAHVPHKSTSWEVTGIIIGSVVLVSIIVFCIVRTRRKKEEEENFDIFGNYTNGGSVEVQVTAPVKRDMEASTSAPVKKSSSRRGSTSSQSKSVGELVMVNDEKGVFGLPDLMRAAAEVLGNGSFGSSYKAVMANGVAVVVKRTREINALEKDGFDAEMRKLTALKHWNILTPLAYHFRKEEKLVISEYVPRGSLLFSLHGDRGTSHADLDWPARIKIVHGIAEGMSYLHRELGSSDLPHGNLKSSNVLLGPNNEALLVDYGFSNMVNPSNAAQTLFAFRAPEAVQHNQISHSCDVYCLGVVILEILTGKFPSQYLITGKGGTDVVQWVETAISEGRESEVVDPEIASSRKWVGEMKKLLHVGSACTESNPVQRLGLEEAFRRIEEIRSEGGHGQESRTIEVLPCHRRGSAGSQQFENQGPFDPSRRRHGTNSFGSEDNIELGNS